One segment of Elusimicrobiaceae bacterium DNA contains the following:
- a CDS encoding NYN domain-containing protein, with protein MYVTTKPTIYLIDGLNVVRSFLWQFSRTEEEVTEEFLDFLEAVSADEKYAMHEYRVIFDGSYRPVGPLYRNGVHIVFSEEYTADDYIFQEADYLAQNGTRVIAVTDDRDLQFRLKEIGVKAQFCRKFYNSLKFSSR; from the coding sequence ATGTACGTAACCACAAAACCGACTATTTACCTAATTGACGGACTAAATGTAGTGCGTAGTTTTTTATGGCAGTTTTCCCGCACAGAAGAAGAAGTGACCGAAGAATTTTTAGATTTTTTGGAAGCGGTGTCTGCTGATGAAAAATACGCAATGCACGAGTATCGGGTGATATTTGATGGGAGCTACCGGCCGGTGGGCCCCCTGTACCGCAACGGAGTGCATATTGTATTTTCCGAAGAATATACTGCCGATGATTACATTTTTCAAGAAGCAGACTATTTAGCACAAAATGGCACCCGCGTAATTGCGGTCACGGATGATCGGGATTTACAATTTCGCCTAAAAGAAATTGGAGTCAAAGCGCAGTTTTGCCGCAAATTTTACAATTCCTTAAAATTTTCCAGCAGATAA